Proteins co-encoded in one Dasypus novemcinctus isolate mDasNov1 chromosome 18, mDasNov1.1.hap2, whole genome shotgun sequence genomic window:
- the HSDL1 gene encoding inactive hydroxysteroid dehydrogenase-like protein 1: protein MAAVDSFYLLYREIARSCNCYMEALALVGAWYTARKSITVVCDFYSLIRLHFIPRLVSRADLIKQYGRWAVISGATDGIGKAYAEELASRGLNIVLISRNKEKLQTVAKDLADTYKVETDIIVADFSSGREIYFPIREALKDRDVGILVNNVGVFYPYPQYFTQVSEDKLWDIVNVNIAAASLMVHIVLPGMVERKKGAIVTISSGSCCKPTPQLAAFSASKAYLDHFSRALQYEYASKGIFVQSLIPFYIATNGTPQSSFLHKCRWLVPSPKVYAHHAVSTLGISKRTTGYWSHSIQFLFAQYMPEWLWVWGANILNRSLRNEALSCKA, encoded by the exons ATGGCTGCTGTCGACAGCTTCTACCTGCTGTACAGGGAAATTGCCAGGTCTTGCAATTGCTATATGGAAGCGTTGGCTTTGGTTGGAGCCTGGTACACGGCCCGAAAAAGCATCACCGTTGTCTGTGACTTTTACAGCCTGATTAGGCTGCATTTTATTCCTCGGCTGGTGAGCAGAGCAGATCTGATCAAGCAGTACGGAAGATGGGCAGTCATCAGTG GTGCAACGGATGGGATTGGAAAAGCCTATGCTGAGGAGTTAGCAAGCCGAGGCCTCAACATTGTCCTGATCAGTCGGAACAAGGAGAAGTTGCAGACTGTTGCTAAAGACCTAGCTGACACCTACAAAGTGGAAACTGATATTATCGTGGCGGACTTCAGCAGTGGCCGTGAGATCTACTTCCCAATTCGAGAAGCCCTGAAGGACAGAGACGTTGGCATCTTAGTGAATAACGTGGGCGTGTTCTACCCCTACCCCCAGTATTTCACTCAGGTCTCCGAGGACAAGCTCTGGGACATCGTCAACGTCAACATCGCCGCTGCCAGCTTGATGGTCCATATTGTGCTCCCAGGAAtggtggagagaaagaaaggggccATCGTCACCATCTCGTCTGGCTCCTGCTGTAAACCCACGCCCCAGCTGGCTGCGTTTTCTGCTTCTAAG GCTTATTTAGACCACTTCAGCCGTGCATTGCAATATGAATATGCTTCTAAAGGGATATTTGTACAGAGCCTAATCCCATTTTACATAGCTACCAACGGGACTCCGCAGAGCAGTTTCCTGCACAAATGCCGGTGGCTGGTGCCCTCACCAAAAGTTTATGCACACCATGCAGTTTCTACCCTTGGAATTTCAAAAAGGACCACAGGATACTGGTCCCATTCAATTCAG